Part of the Perognathus longimembris pacificus isolate PPM17 chromosome 1, ASM2315922v1, whole genome shotgun sequence genome, gccctgggttctatcacaCACACGCACTTGGAATTACAGTAGTAGCAATAAAAGGACAGTGAGAGTGATCAGCGAGACATACTTAAAGTTGATGCAATTTTTTTGTGATGGAAAGGTCAATGTTATGACCATAAAAGTGGATGACCAAAGTGAAGATGGGAAGTTAAGGATAAAATTGAGGAGCTGAGGGACCCAAACTGTAAGTAGATGGTCTACATGGGTGACTACAAAATAAATCATGCTGGGAAGGAAGTTGGTGAGCCAATGAACAGTCATCTGAGGGTCAGAAAGAAATAGTGGCAGCAAATGATAAAGCCTGGTGGCATGAGTCTCAAAGGAATTGGGACttttagagaaagaaagggaggaaggaaagaaagaaaagaaaagggaggaagaaaggaggggagagaaaaggaagggaagggagggagaaagaaagagaaagaagaaatgatttaGGGCAGGAAATGGAGGCCACTGTGTAGGAGCTTAAGCAATTAAGAAATTAATATGTTATTTTAATCTCCTAAAGAAGTGGGATAAAGAGAATGTGTCTATGATCTCCATATAGCACCCTGGGAaggactggggagaggggagtgtGCTGAATTGGTTCAGGTTAGTAGAAATGAGATGACGGTCAAGGTGATGATCATTCCCTGGATGGTGTGGGTTACACAGAGAGCTACTTAGGCTCCAGGGACAGTTTCTTTCCTACAGCTCTGCACATGTCTGTTGCTCCAACAATGCCAGTGAAGCTGCAGAGCATCTCTGGACCAGCTCAAAATGTTGAATCCATCCTTGGGGCTTGGTAGGAGGCTTGAATTCCAAGACTAACTTGAGCTCATCTTGCAAGTTGATAGATCTTCACTTACCTCTATCCCCTTAGACTATTTCTCCTGATCTTCTTGTTTCTTCTCATGTTTGAATGTCTAATATATAAAAATCTAACCATCATTTCTATAGAAATAGCTAGGAATTTTAGGCTCTAGAAGTAAGATTAAACAAATCATTGTAAAACAAATCTATGTTCTGGGCTCTTCTTTGTGGAcctacagttttatttattttaatattattataaaggtgatgtacatttttggtgtcagtactggggtttgaactcggggccttgccaTCTTATCTGTTTGttgtccaggctagcattctgctgCCTGGGCTACCCCTCCACTGCTGGCTATTTTCAGTTAACtgcagaaaagagtctcacagacttttctcttttttttttatagtaacatttttttttaatgtgggctAAAGATCCATGGACACtagccaggttttttttttattagtattattacttttttctttttattagcttTGCAGCCAGTGATTTTGTGTGACATATTAAAGGTACAAACTTTAATCCATCCTTTGACATCCTTCTGACATTCCTATAATATAACAGGGGCTTGGTGTAAAACTGAAAATTAGTTTTGCCCTCAAATCAGCCTTGAGCATATAATGtaccagtaagaaaaaaataccatcaaACGCTAAAATACAGTTATATTTTTTGAGGATTTAAAGCATTTCCTtctaacacaaaagaaaatatataagccTGTTTTGAAGTGGACTGGATATTAGTAAAATACTTGTTAAGTGTTTTCAACTTAaaactggaagccagtggctcaaacctataatcctagctactcagaagacttgtatctgagtatcacagttcaaagccggccctggCCTgaaagtcacagacttttctacttgagcctgtcttgaaccttgagcctcagatctcagccatttgaGTGGCTAGgcttataaatgtgagccaccagcactcagcttacaaatagttttgttttttttttggccagtcctgggccttggactcagggcctgagcactgtccctggcttcttcccgctcaaggctagcactctgccacttgagccacagcgccgcttctggccgttttctgtatatgtggtgctggggaatcgaacctagggtctcgtgtatccgaggcaggcactcttgccactaggctatatccccagccccttacaaaTAGTTTTAAAGGTAGACTAGAAATTGACTCATTTTAATCCTAATGTTTGACAATATTCTGAATGCTACATGGAGAATGAGCTATGGGCTAGATAAAGAAATAGGAATTGGAAGACTTCATGATGTCTAAGAATATTCAGGTGTAGGGATGTAGCTGGTGTAGACAGAATCCTAGAATAAGTGAAGAATCAAGGTTTCAAACACTAGTTaatgctggatgccagtggctcacacctgtaatcctagctacccaacaggctgagatctgacaactgtactttgaagccagcctgggcaagaaaggctgtgagacccttatctccaattaaccaccaactcCTCACTGCCCCTctccccacaaacaaacaaacaaaaaacagatgtggagctgtagatcaagtggcagaacactagccttgagcagaaaagctcagggacagcacctaggccctgagttcaagttccaggacctgcACGAAAagtaaaaccaacaacaacaattccCCACTAGTTAAATATAaaatagcagggctgggaatgtggtttagtggcaaagtgcttgcctagtatgcatgcaatcctgggttcgatttctcagtaccacataaacagaaaaagccagaagtggtgcagtggctccagtgatagaatgctaactttgagcaaaagaagctcagggacatgctcagatcctgagttcaacccccagttcaagcctcatagggaataattagtacaggtttaggctagtcatagcagaaggtcacaatagcccagtagctatgcccttatgaacacataatgatgctaagtgaaatgaactccatgttatggaaacaagtgttatatcggtggtgtaatcattttcaacatgccatgtgaaaccgtagcttttgtttgtttgtttctcttgtattccctccctgtggttgtacccctgctatcactgtatctcatctgagtaccctggatattgtatattcgtttattagaactggggaagggaaagggaatatcaaaatcaagagacaaaagataaaagacaaacgattccaaaagcaacacttataaaaccatttggtgtaaccaaCTGTTCAACTCAACAGGGGAAGTGGggtggtggggaaaaatgagggaggaggtaacaagttgaacaagaaatgtactcactgccttacatatgaaactgtaacccctctgtacttcattttgacaataaaggaaaaaaataaagaagaaaaaagtaaaataaaaaaatataaaatagtttgTTAACTCTGCTTTTTATAGAATTAAGTACACATTATATTATAGTCACAAAATAGGTTATTAATGTCATTTAATGGGACTTAACTATAGAAAAGGAAGCAGAACCAAAGAAATCTTGTGAGCCAATTCCCTTTTGGTTATCCACAACTTCTCTGAccactttgtttcttttgtaggCCTTCTTTCTCAGGAATGGAAGAAGATGCAGATTATAGAGTCGGGTTTAGTAGCCTGTATTCCATTCATGATCACCTTGGATTTCAGGGTACTATAAAGAACTCACCAAGTGACTTTATTGTTATTGAGATTGATGAACAGGGGCAGTTAGTCAATAAGGCTATGGATGAATATTTTCTGGAAGTTAGTAAAATACTACCTGAGCCAAAAAATATTGCCAAGAAACCTAAACTTGATTTTCAAACTGGAACCTTTGATGCCAGAAGTAATCAAGAAGTTACTGGCTTGGCTAGGTTCTCCTCTGGTGAGCCCAATCTTCAGTCTGACTCAAGAAAAGAAGACAGTACCAGTGATGGGACGACTTCTacctgggaggaaggaaaagctgATCTATTAAGCTCTTTTTTAGATGAGAAAACTAATGAACAATTGAGTCAGTTTGCCCTAGAGATAAAAGAGCAGTGGAATTTGAAAAGGGAGTCAGTGGAAGCCTCTCCAGAATTGTCACTGGGCAGATTCCTTGAGAAAAACCAAAGGGCTGCCCTACACAGCGTTGTCAGGCAGACGTTTCCTTTCTTAATCACCGTCGGCAAAAACAGTGAGATTGTTGTCAAACCTAATCTTGACTATAAAGAACTGTGTTGTTTGGTGTCTGAAGAGGAAGCACTTGACTTTTTTAAGTACTTggatgcaaagaaagaaaattcgaAATTCACATTTAAACCCAATACAAACAAAGATCATAGAAAAGCTGTGCATCATTTTGTCAATAAGAAATTCGGGAATCTGGTAGAAACCAAATCATTTCCTGAAGAGAATTGCAAGAGTGGGAATAATCGAAATGTAATAACAGTAAGATTTCGGGAGAAGGTACACAGATCTGAAAAAAGAGCTCTTCTTCAAGGCCAAGAAAGGAAAGTTGTATATACAGGTAATTTCTTTAGATAAATATGAGAAACAGTGTGAAGCCTTCAAGGAGTCACCTagtatttttttaagtgacagtTGAGATCTTTGATGATGATTTTGTAGTTTGATGAAAATGTTTGATCAAAATATTTTGAGTCACAGAGTTGATCTGTTATTAGTTAGTGTGCTAAGATTGTGATTCATTTGTGGGAGCTACTGCTTTTGTAATTCAGAATTACTTTTGTTTCAGCTTTTACCCTACGAAAGGAAAACCTGGAGATGTTTGAAGCACTTGGTTTTTTAGCCATGAAACTTGGAGTGATTCCTTCGGATTTTAGTTATGCAGGCCTTAAAGATAAGAAAGCTGTCACGTATCAGTCAATGGTGGTTAAAAAAGTGAATCCAGAAAGGTAATAAGTTACTGTTTTATAAGACAGAactttaattgtgtgtgtgtgtctgtctgtctgtctgtctgtttcctgtagtttgaactcagggtctgggcttttgtgctcaaggctggagctgtaccacttgagccaaccctccacttccagctttttggtgattaattggagataagaatctcaaggattttcctgcccacacAGGCTTTAAGCTATGATGCTCTTGGCCTCCtaagaaggtaggattacagatgtgagttcaCTTTCATATTGTAtcaaatagatttaaaattcagGATAATATTGATAGTATCATTTGTCTGTCAATTGATTATAGACCAAGCAATACATGCTACACTAATAATGTGATTGTCTTCATAggtaattttatgttttaaatttgtgTAAAAGTATAGGAGGTTTTAGGATAGAAACTGAGAAGCAAGGTATTTTTAAGTTTCCAAATTGTTTTTCAACTTCCTGTACTATATTCAAATATGCATTTATATTCTGGAAAGTATATTATAAGTTATTTTTCCTATATGCCTTTATTTTTATGGACTCCTACATTTAAAATATACCCCTGATAAACTAAATGTAAAGTGCTCAAGTTTAACCTTCCTTCAAGTGAGTCAgttgtttaatatattttttaccaTTATGAAGGAAAAATACTTTTTAGATGCTgggtaaaaaataaaagtttgagtAAGGGgtttggaatgtggctcaagtggtagagcacctgtgcctagcaagcatgagacccattactaaaaacaaaattagaaaaacaaattgaATAAGAATAAATTTTCTGGTGTcagtgggttttttaaaaaaatactttttaatttttaaatgtttgactGAGACAGCAAGAAGCAGAGTTAGGACAGATAGATCAGAACTTATGGaaggttctatcacttgaactaagaagccagaaggcCTACATtagtgtgtatgggtgtgtataaatatattacatatttataatatttgtgttatatatttatatgtaaatgtattatagctttatatgtaatacatatagtatatatgatatgtactttatatatatacacatatgttttcAAGTTCCCAAAATAACTTTGTAAGTATAATTCTATAATAACCTTATATGAACCCTTTAAGTATAATGACCCTGcaagtattacacacacacacacacacacacaattatttaaGTTCCTAAAGTAACTCTTTTAAGTATAATCCTCTAAGACTGAATATTTGCAATAACATTAAgactagaatattaaaaaaatactgatGAAAGACTTCATTGACCCTGTGTGATTTATCATTTGTAGGTTGAAAAGtgtagagaaagaaatggaaaagaaaaggatgagCGTTTTTAACATTCGACCTGTGAATGATCCCCTTAGACTTGGTCAGCTCAAAGGAAATCACTTTGATATTATCATCAGAAATTTACAAAATCAAACCAATGATTCTGCAAACTTGAGGGAGAGAATTTTGGAGGCAATAGAAAATGTTAAGGTAAGAAAACACATAGAAATAGATTATTACAGGAAAATCTTCACAATCCCCCCTGCATtgtggaaagaaaggaaacatttttccttttgtatcttTTTATCTGCatgtataataattatttttaggaTAAAGAGGGCCTgggcttattttctgttttctttttaacacaCTTTTGTATTAAAACAAAACCTacattgtggctcatgcctgtaatcctagctactcagcagagtAGCTGGATCCAGAGattcaactcttatctccaatgagccacacaaatccagaaatggagctgtgattcaagttggtagagtgccagccttgagtaaaaaagctcaagaccAGCATtagtatccaggtcctgagttcaagcctcagtaatggcacacacacacacacacaaagaatactCAAGTTTATAAGTGACATCTGCCAAGCATTCAAATATGTTTATACAATCATAGTCCCAGTCTGTGCATCTAAACTATGGAGTCAGCAAGTATTTCTACAAGAGGCTGATAATAAATACTTTTGGCTTTGCAGGCATATGGTTCCTGTTGGAACTAATCAACTGCCATTGTGTAGAAATGGCTGTAGACAATACACAGATAAATGAGCAGGGCTGTGCTCCAGTGAAAGTTTATTTGCACAAATGAGTGTTGAGCCAAATAGGACTCAGTGGGCTGGAGTCCTTTGCCAATCCCGGATGCAGAACAATCATTCTCAACCCGAGGAGCGTTTAAAAAATGTCAGCAGTCAGTTTCTCCTTGGAAATCAATTAAGAACATTTGGGGCTGTGGCTTTGGCATGGCTATTTTTAAGCAGCCTGCTAAATGATTCTGTTCTGCAGCCAGCATTGAGAGGATCTCATCCAAGTTTCTGACCACACAGTCATGTTCACCCAGTTTTATACCTCTCTAATAGGAAAACAAAGCCTAGATTTCAATCTGTCTTACAATTAAGGAAATACCTTCCAGTGAAAACTCTTCTAAAATTCAGCATTTTGACCTAAATGTATATTTCATTGCCTGAAATTATATGCTCTGTAtactcttttatctttctttcatgACTCATCTGTGTAAAAATTTTACACCCCCCCATAAAATGGTTATGAAAACAATATCTCTTTAAAGATGGAGCCTTTTTCTCTGAATTCAGATAGCATTTGTTACCAGCTTTTTACTGATAGTTATGAAGCTACACCTGCCGATTATGAAACtctcattagaaataatcttAGTTTATTCAATCATGGTATCAagtgtacatatgtgaacatAGAACTGGGTAAGCTGAGGGCACGGGTAGGGTTGGGAGATATGGGGGAGAATGCTGAAGGGGGTGGcacactggtcaagatgcattgtactcaaaaatAGTCACATtgttgacttttatttatttgttatttttgttactttattttattatttattttatttttctatttcctggagttcatttccacagtactttaaatgttcagaggagttagtTACGCCTTTTGGTTCCTCCCCAAAGGCTATCCATCCTCCTGTAgtctgactgtgtgtgaatgcctagagtcttggATAGGTTCTCATGTCCAGTTATatcttagatctagcttccaaatatgaagaatgtcatggactttctaccTTGCTGGTTTtcaactatggtcctcagatctcagcctcctgagtagctaggattatgggcataatTATGTACTAACTTTAAATCGTGATCTTTATCATTTATATAGTATTTATCAGACTATTTAGTCTGCAAAATTACAGGCTACAAgaatttttatagaaaataagaagagaaatatttgatactttttaaaaatctaagaccagaactcaaactcattatctgatgcttttgctttttggctggaactctaccacctgaaccatgcctccaacccctgttCACATTTTGACACTATATTGATAAACTCATAACTTACTACTTACTAATGAGCTCttaattattttctattcataGCATAAAGGCTTTGTGAATTACTATGGACCACAAagatttgggaagggaaggaaagttcaCACAGACCAAATTGGATTAGCTTTGCTGAAGAGTGAAATGGTATGGATTTTAAATTATTGGTATAGTATAGATACAATCTTGTCTTTTTAGTCATTTTTACTTCTTATGTAAGTCAGCCCCTAGCTCTCTTATCTAAGCAAATTAAAGCAtattcacacacactcacatgtacATGCACAAAATACATATTAAATCATTGAACAGTTATTAAGCAACTATAATCTTGGTATCATTTGCAGAATATCAGATTACATGCAGTGCCCCATGTTTAATACCTACTTGAGGCTTGACATAGAATGAATCAACATTTTCTAAATCCTCTGTGAACCAAATGTAAGATTTGGAGGCAGCATATCCTATAGAAATAGGTATCACATCATTAAAGAGATATAATCAACCCAAGTTTAGATAGCAAtaacaaatttgaaaataaaatgtgactaGTCTCAAATGAAACTACAAATATACATCATAAATAAGTTACATTTACCTAATTAAAAGTATTTCTGtatagcctggcaccagtggctcatgcttataaccttaagtattcagaaggctgagatcttgaggatggagtttcaaagacagcccaggaggACTCCTAACTCATCTCTAGTTGTctacccaaaatccagaagtggagctgtggccaagtggtagaatgctagccttgagaaaaaaagactaAGGGTCAGcccttaggccttgagttcaagcccagaaccagcataCAAACACATAGAAAAGTATTTGCATGTGActatgtcagtgtgtgtgtgtgcgcgcgcacgccagtactggaacttgatctCAGTGCCTaggtctctgaactcttttgcttctACCATTTGGACTACAACCTCACcaccagctttttgggggttaattggggataaagagtctcacagactttccttcccaggctggctctgaattatGATCCTTACAACTTAGCTTGCTGCATAGAGAGAATTGCAGGCATGCACACCTGACCTGTCCACTGTTTTTAAGACAAAAGAACTGAGGGACCTGAGAGCACAAATGAAACTAATGGCTTGTTTCATTCCTctgttcttgcttttgtttttactttttgttgtgtatgagtcaatattataaattattataatattGGTCAATTATTATAATAATGGtcaatattataaattattatattataaattacaATTGtaagccatgtgccagtggcttaggtatgcaatgctagctactcaggaggctgagatctgagcatcatagttgaaagccagcccaaagaGGAAAGTCCAATTGTATTCATATTTCagctgaaataaaaaatagtagaaGTAGAGTCAGGGAAGTGATAGGAGAAGAGGTACTTTTACCCGTCTGTGACATTTTAAAGCTAAATATTCAACTTGCACAGAAAGTTTATTTCTATAtgtaatattatttaatttttgaaagacTGTAGAGGAAGTCACAGCATCATATATCATTTATTAAATGCATAGTCTTTGAAGGTAACCTTTTAGgcatcttcaaaaaagaaaaagaaaaaaggtgtaatttggctgggtgctggtggctcatgcctgtaatcctagctacttaggagactgagatctaaggaatcacagctcaaagtcagcctgggcaggaaaagccatgagactttttttttttttgccagtcctgggccttagactcaggccctgagcactgtccctggcttctttttgctcaagactagcactcaaccacttgagccacagtgccacttctggctttttctttttctttttcttttttcttttctttttttttttttttttttttttttggccgtcctggggcttggactcagggcctgagcactgtctctggcttctttttgctcaaggctagcactctgccacttgagccacagtgccacttctggccgttttctgtatatgtggtgctgaggaattgaacccagggcctcatgtatacgaggcaagcacccttgccactcggctatatcaccagcccaacttctggctttttctgaggaatcaaacccagggcttcaccactaggccatattcccagccctgccatgagactcttatttctaatgaaccaccacaagctggaagtggtgctgtggctcaactggtagatcactagccttgagcaagaaaagctcagggactgtactcaggcgcgtgcacacacacacacacacacacacacacacaaatgtaattCACCATTTTCTTTAACATATTTGCTTGCTTGGTTTTGTAAGATGAAGGCAGTAAGATTATTTCTTACACCTGAAGACCTGGATGATCCtgtaaacaaagcaaagaaatattttcttcaaactgGTATGTGAAGTTCTCTATGTATAGTAATATGCATGCATAATCTAAATGTTAGTCCAGCATCATAATGTGAAAAGAAATGCATTGTAATAACAATTGTAGTTTGAATTATTTTATTGCATGATACTGCCAGTGCTCTGAGAATTTGATCTGTTGTAATTACTCCTTGGGtttagaggagaggaaagagtttCTTGGTTTTCTTTGGTCAAATCCTTTGCAGAAGGCtgagcattggtagctcacacctgtaaccttagctactcaggaggctaaaagctgaggattgtggttcgaagccagcccaggctggaaaatctATGCAAAAAGCCAATCgtggagctgtggcataagtggtaagagtgccagcctggagcttaaaagctgaaggacagtgcccaggccctgagtttaagccccagtaccaacacattcacacacacacacacatgttttaaGGAGTGTATCTAGATATTGCTGAGCTCTGATCAACCTGTTCTTAGTCTAATTGCCTTTTGTCAACATAAGAAAGACGGCGCAATGAGTGACTGAAGCTCTGATTTGCTCTTCATTTTAGAGGATGCGAAGGGTACGCTGTCAATGATGCCCGAGTTCAAATTTCGAGAAAGGGCACTGCTGGAGTCACTGCATCGCTTTGGCATGACAGAGGAGGGCTGCACGCGGGCCTGGCTCTCTTTTCCCCACTCCATGCGCATCTTTTACGTCCATGCCTACAGCAGCAAGATTTGGAATGAGGCTGCATCTTACAGACTTGCCATCTACGGATGCAGGGTGGTGGAGGGCGATTTGGTGTGTTTAGAGGAAGATGTGAATGACCATTTCTCCAGTAGTAAAGTAAGTGTCACCTGGTCATGGGTGTGGAGGTAGCACACTAGGGGCAGTCATTTTCAGAAGCCCTGATTTGGGGAACACATAAACACAAATCATGTACTTGATTCATTTATCCCTTTATTTCTGTTAGGCTTACTCATCTGCTGACAATTGAACATTAGCACAGATAGGTCAgtggaaaattaaaaacagtgagTGCTACAGAATGAGAAAATTAAAGACAGTTAAGCtttcttaaataataataataaatacttctcaaaaaaaaaaagtagcatgtGAAATACCCTTCTTCCAAGTAAAAAAATCaaggatatggagctgtggcttaagtggtagaataccagccctgaacaaaaaagccaagcaagagatcaaggccctgaactcaaaactgccacacgcgcatgcacacacactaaaGGCCCAGTAactggcatacacatacacacactaaaaaCTTTGTAAATTAGGAAAAGATGGTTAAGACTGAGGTAAGAAGCctaatgtcagtggctcatgcctttgtaatcctagctgctcagaggctgaaatttgaggattgcagtttgaagtcaatccaggcaggcaagtctgtgagatttatcagtaattaaccaccacaaaagccagaagtggagctgtggctcaagtacacacacacacacacacacacacacacacacacacacacacatacacacacacacacacacacacttgcagtaTTAGTATTGTCTCAGAGCAGCCCACCATTCTCTCTAATCATCTCCAGAAACAGGCTGTTAGGAAAAgatcttgtttttgttcttgtatgTGCATATTCAGTGTAGGAATCAAATTATACCCAGCAGAGTTAGGGCAAATTGCAGTAGTGTAAACCATTTGGCAACTATTTATACATCcatcatgtttttaaaaactagGTTCATCTGGTGACTGAAGAAGAGGAATCAGCTAATACATATGCAATGTACCAGGTAAATTTGCTTACAGATTACTAAGGATAAACTTTGCCCACCAAAGATAAAAATCCTGGCACACTCCTTGCTTTTAAATCACTtctaaattaatttataatttatttacaaACACATTCAGCTTATAATTCTATACAATTTtttactctcctttttttttaaaaattccggttgtggggtttgaactcggggtctgggtattgtctcttagcttttttgctcaagagtggatctctaccacttgagccaaagttccacgttttatcttttagctggttaattggagatcaagagtctcacagattgttcTGCCTGGGTCTCACAGATTGTTCTTCCCATTgcgatcctcatatttcagcctcctttgttgctaggattatgggccACCAATGTCCAGCTGGGTTCTTTATTTCCATTGGCTATTTTAATGTTAAAGGTATCATAGTGTagtattcaaaaaatatttttgtctgcCTATTGTGTTTACGTTCTGAGACTGATTGTTTTACAGATCTAGGTCCCAGACACAGAAGTAACGTATAATAATATTAATCATTCTATA contains:
- the Pus7l gene encoding pseudouridylate synthase 7 homolog-like protein isoform X2 — encoded protein: MEEDADYRVGFSSLYSIHDHLGFQGTIKNSPSDFIVIEIDEQGQLVNKAMDEYFLEVSKILPEPKNIAKKPKLDFQTGTFDARSNQEVTGLARFSSGEPNLQSDSRKEDSTSDGTTSTWEEGKADLLSSFLDEKTNEQLSQFALEIKEQWNLKRESVEASPELSLGRFLEKNQRAALHSVVRQTFPFLITVGKNSEIVVKPNLDYKELCCLVSEEEALDFFKYLDAKKENSKFTFKPNTNKDHRKAVHHFVNKKFGNLVETKSFPEENCKSGNNRNVITVRFREKVHRSEKRALLQGQERKVVYTAFTLRKENLEMFEALGFLAMKLGVIPSDFSYAGLKDKKAVTYQSMVVKKVNPERLKSVEKEMEKKRMSVFNIRPVNDPLRLGQLKGNHFDIIIRNLQNQTNDSANLRERILEAIENVKHKGFVNYYGPQRFGKGRKVHTDQIGLALLKSEMMKAVRLFLTPEDLDDPVNKAKKYFLQTEDAKGTLSMMPEFKFRERALLESLHRFGMTEEGCTRAWLSFPHSMRIFYVHAYSSKIWNEAASYRLAIYGCRVVEGDLVCLEEDVNDHFSSSKVVLPVLGYNILYPKNKVGQWYQEVLSHNGLQACRFKVPTLKLNVPGCYRQVLKRPHNLTHQLQGDGDAAVEIEADASLALAFDLDASCYATVCLREIMKHDV
- the Pus7l gene encoding pseudouridylate synthase 7 homolog-like protein isoform X1, whose amino-acid sequence is MEEDADYRVGFSSLYSIHDHLGFQGTIKNSPSDFIVIEIDEQGQLVNKAMDEYFLEVSKILPEPKNIAKKPKLDFQTGTFDARSNQEVTGLARFSSGEPNLQSDSRKEDSTSDGTTSTWEEGKADLLSSFLDEKTNEQLSQFALEIKEQWNLKRESVEASPELSLGRFLEKNQRAALHSVVRQTFPFLITVGKNSEIVVKPNLDYKELCCLVSEEEALDFFKYLDAKKENSKFTFKPNTNKDHRKAVHHFVNKKFGNLVETKSFPEENCKSGNNRNVITVRFREKVHRSEKRALLQGQERKVVYTAFTLRKENLEMFEALGFLAMKLGVIPSDFSYAGLKDKKAVTYQSMVVKKVNPERLKSVEKEMEKKRMSVFNIRPVNDPLRLGQLKGNHFDIIIRNLQNQTNDSANLRERILEAIENVKHKGFVNYYGPQRFGKGRKVHTDQIGLALLKSEMMKAVRLFLTPEDLDDPVNKAKKYFLQTEDAKGTLSMMPEFKFRERALLESLHRFGMTEEGCTRAWLSFPHSMRIFYVHAYSSKIWNEAASYRLAIYGCRVVEGDLVCLEEDVNDHFSSSKVHLVTEEEESANTYAMYQVVLPVLGYNILYPKNKVGQWYQEVLSHNGLQACRFKVPTLKLNVPGCYRQVLKRPHNLTHQLQGDGDAAVEIEADASLALAFDLDASCYATVCLREIMKHDV